The Patescibacteria group bacterium genome contains the following window.
TCAGAAAGCCAAGAGCGTGGTGTGTTGTGCATACCACCTGCGAAATTAGCAGAAGCGATGGGTATTCTTACTGACTATGGAGTTCCGGCAACAGCAATCGGTATTTTTACGGATACCAAACGTTGCCAGGTAATCTATAATGCAGAATTAAATCACACCCAATGGCTGTCTGATCCAATACCTGCCATGGACGGAATGATTGTGGTAGATTTACCATACTCATTCCTTACAGGATATAGTCCATTGCCGGATATTCAGGTCAAAGAGCCGATGCATCAAGATAAACCATTTTTCCCACCAGTGCCAGATAGCGAGACTCAGTGGATTGATCTGATTCAAAGACACCTGGGACATTTCAATCTGTCGGACCAATCTGGGGCTGCCCACCAATACGATCAAACCGTGCAAGGCAATACGGTTATGACGTATATGGGTGGCAAGGGCGAGCGAATGCCGGATGAATTGTTTGTGACCACACCGGTACGCGGCAGGCGTTGGGCTTGCGGCATTGCCAATGCCGTAAACCAATTCTATGGCGATATCGATCCGGCCGGGCTCGGGAAACTGATGATGGCGCAGGCAGTAACTAAATTGGTCGCAGCAGGGTTCCGTATAGATAACATTACCTATTGCGCCAATCTTTACACACCAAGCGTCCTCGATAGTCCGGAGAACGCCTGGAAACTGGTGCAGCTTGTAAAGCACGGCTATGTTCCTGCTTCTGAAGAGCTCCGTGTACCAGTGATTACCGGGAAGGACAGTTCTAGTGGGACGTTTTTCGGGAAGAATGGCGAACGTATTGATGCGCCGTTAACTCTGGACGTGCTCGCGGTTGGCAGATTGATTAATGCCTTCCAGCTGATTCCGAAGGCATTCGCTAAACCAGGAGATCAACTCGTACTCTATACACCGGGACTAAAAAAAATAAATCTCGGCGGATCAGTACTATTGGATCTTTTTGGCGCGCGAGGGGATGCACTGCCAGAAGTTGACCTGTTGAAGCTGCGATCAGGGCTCACTCGGTACCATCGGATGCTCACAAGACTACAGTGGCAGAAACAAATCCATTCCCGATCTGCCGTCGCAGAGGGCGGCCTTATCCGCCGGCTCTTTGAGATGAGCATTGGGAGCGGGCTGGGATGCACTATCTCACTTGAAAGTGATCCACTATTATGGATGTTCGGAGAACTTAACGGCGCTATATTGTTTGCCTCATCGAATGGTAACTGGCGGGATTTTCTTAGTAATGGTAACTGTCACCTTCTTGGTGAGGTCTCTGATGTGCCAATTATTGAGGTGAATCATCGAAGCAAACAGTTGTTCCGTTGCCCAACAGATCTACTTGCAACCCAATGGCTCAATACATTTAAGGAGGTGGTACTATGAGACCGATCGTATTGGTTCCGTGGTTTCCAGGGACAAATTGTCACCCGGAAATGGCGCATGCATTTGAGCTCGCAGGTGCGCGCGCTGAAGTAGTACCACTGCAGCAGCTGATTGATGGCCGTCGCGGTCTCCATGAGGCTGATTTGATTGGCATTGCAGGCGGTTTCAGTTGGGGAGACCACCTCGGTGCTGGGCGAGTCGCGGCTGTGGATCTGCAACACTTACTTCGTGCCCAGTTAGCATTGGTGATGGAACGAGGGATCCCTATTTTGGGGGTGTGTAACGGATTCCAGATCCTAGTTGCATCTGGCCTACTCCCCGGCCCTGGACAAAAGGCAATATTGGATCTCAACCTCAGCGCTCGTTTCGAACACTGGGGTGATACCAAAATCCATTTACACCAACCTAGGGGAGTGCAGTGTATATGGATAGAAGGGTTAGACGGTATGGAAATAACACTGCCGGTCGCTCATGCTGAAGGGCGGCTGGTGTACCCAGAGGGTACCATGTTAGATATCGTGGCAACCTACGGCAGTCAGAAAGGCAGTACCAAATACCCGGCTAGTCCGAGTGGCAGTCCTATCGCCGGAATTTGCGACTCAACTGGGACGATCATGGGCATGATGCCGCATCCTGAACGTCGTGTGCATCGTTTACTTGGCGATCAGGGGTGGCCCATATTCAGGGCCGGAGTTAAAGCAGTAATGTGAAAAATAGTAACGAAACATTGTTCGTAAATTTAAAGTCGCCTGACGAAAGGACAGGCGACTATTTTTGTCTAAAAAATTCTTTGTACGTTTTAGCCAATGATAATCTTCCATCCTTGTGGCGTGCGGATGAGTTTCCCTTGAATCTTAAAACCTGCGGCTTTCTTGTGCCCTCCTCCGCCTAAGGCGAGCGCAAGGCGGGACACGTCAATGTCGGGGTGCACCGTGCGCAGGCTTCCCTTGACGGTGCCGCCTTCCTGTTCCTTGAGGACCAGGATGACGTCCGCTTCTTTAAGGTTGGCGAGGAAGTTGGCAATCCCTTCGGTGGGGTCCCCTTCTACGCGCGCCGTCCGGAAATCTTCGAGCGTGAGTATGGTAGAAGCGAGGCGGTAGCGGGGGGAGTACTGCAAGCGCGCGAGCGCCTTTCCCCACAAGTGGAGTGTGCCGATCTCGCGATTTTGCCACGTCGCCGCGGTGATTTGGCGGAACCGGGCGCCGTGCATTAAGAGCTCCGCGCCCACCGCAAGCGCAACCTCATTCGTTGCGGGGTTGGAGAAGTGCCCGGTGTCGGTGAGCAGGCCCGTGAGCAGCGAGGTGGCAAGCGGCGCGTCGATGAGGTGCCGGTGCTCGGCGGCGATGAGGCGGTAGAGGACGGTGGTGGTGGACGGCGCCGCAGGGTCGATGAGGTGGAATTCTCCGAAGTACACGTTTGACGCATGGTGGTCGATGTTCACGAGGGGAGGGAGCGGCTCTTTCCTTGAATGCAAAAGCTCTTCAATGCCCGCGTAGGCAAGGTCTGAAGAGTCAAGGACAATCATGAGGTCATACCGCGGCGAGTGCACCACCGACGCGTCAGTAGTAAATTTATTCATGTGGGGAA
Protein-coding sequences here:
- a CDS encoding phosphoribosylformylglycinamidine synthase subunit PurQ, with protein sequence MRPIVLVPWFPGTNCHPEMAHAFELAGARAEVVPLQQLIDGRRGLHEADLIGIAGGFSWGDHLGAGRVAAVDLQHLLRAQLALVMERGIPILGVCNGFQILVASGLLPGPGQKAILDLNLSARFEHWGDTKIHLHQPRGVQCIWIEGLDGMEITLPVAHAEGRLVYPEGTMLDIVATYGSQKGSTKYPASPSGSPIAGICDSTGTIMGMMPHPERRVHRLLGDQGWPIFRAGVKAVM
- a CDS encoding DHH family phosphoesterase, whose amino-acid sequence is MRDFLFQAKSVLSAIQAADHILVVTHQKPDGDAVGSAAAMVGYLEKLGKESLVFCQHPPQDMFHFLPHMNKFTTDASVVHSPRYDLMIVLDSSDLAYAGIEELLHSRKEPLPPLVNIDHHASNVYFGEFHLIDPAAPSTTTVLYRLIAAEHRHLIDAPLATSLLTGLLTDTGHFSNPATNEVALAVGAELLMHGARFRQITAATWQNREIGTLHLWGKALARLQYSPRYRLASTILTLEDFRTARVEGDPTEGIANFLANLKEADVILVLKEQEGGTVKGSLRTVHPDIDVSRLALALGGGGHKKAAGFKIQGKLIRTPQGWKIIIG